In the genome of Gracilimonas sp., the window CATTCATAATCTGATATGTGTTAGGCTTGTAGCCTTCCAATACCTGAACGCCAGGAATGTTGCGGGCAGACTTATAAACAATCATGTCTGTTTCGCTTGTCAATATCAGAGCTTTTTTTCCAGTTGCTTCGAAAGCAGCTAACATATCAGCTACCTGAGAAGTTTTTGGCTCATCAAATGAAAAATCCTGTACAACGATAATTCCTTCGCTAGCAGCTTTGAGCGTGAGTGCAGACTTACGCGCGAGTTGGCGGGTTTTCTTGTTCATCTTAAAGCTATAATCGCGAGGCTTCGGCCCGAATACGGTTCCACCTTTACGAAGTAGTGGAGATTTAATGTCACCACGACGAGCGTTACCCGTTCCTTTCTGACGGTACATTTTCTTTGTACTACCAGTTACTTCGCTACGCTCTTTAGTTTTAGCAGTACCCTGACGCTTGTTTGCCATATGGCGACGAACGTCTTCATACAGAACCACTTCATTGGGTTCGATAGCAAAAATGGCATCGCTAAGCTCAGCTTTCTTGCTGCTTTTTGATCCGTCTATTTTATAAATATCTACTTTCATGACTAATTGATAACAGACGTTTTATTGTGAATTTCTACGTAGCCGCCTTTTGGTCCCGGAATTGATCCTGTAACCAAAATCACGTTGGAGTCTTCAAGAATCTTGGCGATGCTCAGGTTTTTAATCTTCACTCGCTCATTTCCAGACTGGCCAGCCATTCGCATTCCCTTAAATACTTTAGAAGGGTCGGATGCGCCACCGATAGAACCAGGAGCTCTTAATCGGTTATGCTGACCGTGAGTTGCATCACCAACACCACTGAAATTGTGGCGCTTAATAACACCGGTGAAACCACGTCCTTTTGAATTAGCAACAACATCAACAGTATCACCAACAGTGAATACATCGCTGATATTCAATTCGTCTCCAACATCAAGTCCTTCAGGAATAAAATCTCTGAATTCAACAACTTTATATTTGGTGGAAACGCCAGCTTTATCAAAATGACCTTTAACGGCTTTACTTACGTTTTTCTCTTTTTTATCAAAAGCAGCCAACTGAACAGCTTTATAGCCATCCGTTTCCTCTGTTTTGATCTGGGTAATAGCACAAGGTTCAATTTCGATAACAGTTACAGGAATATTTCTTCCCACGTTATCAAACACGCTTGTCATCCCAATTTTTTTTCCTATCAAACCACTCATCGTGTTCGGGTCCTTTTCTAAACTTTAAT includes:
- the rplD gene encoding 50S ribosomal protein L4, which produces MKVDIYKIDGSKSSKKAELSDAIFAIEPNEVVLYEDVRRHMANKRQGTAKTKERSEVTGSTKKMYRQKGTGNARRGDIKSPLLRKGGTVFGPKPRDYSFKMNKKTRQLARKSALTLKAASEGIIVVQDFSFDEPKTSQVADMLAAFEATGKKALILTSETDMIVYKSARNIPGVQVLEGYKPNTYQIMNADVIVIQESAVAKLENSVEGKTEEAAA
- the rplC gene encoding 50S ribosomal protein L3, encoding MSGLIGKKIGMTSVFDNVGRNIPVTVIEIEPCAITQIKTEETDGYKAVQLAAFDKKEKNVSKAVKGHFDKAGVSTKYKVVEFRDFIPEGLDVGDELNISDVFTVGDTVDVVANSKGRGFTGVIKRHNFSGVGDATHGQHNRLRAPGSIGGASDPSKVFKGMRMAGQSGNERVKIKNLSIAKILEDSNVILVTGSIPGPKGGYVEIHNKTSVIN